Sequence from the Nostoc sp. PCC 7120 = FACHB-418 genome:
TCAAACGATATAAAAACCATGCACAACTATTAAGGAGAGTGCAAAATGCCAAAACGAATTCGACAAAAACTAGGTAGATACAATTTGAAACATAAGTTACGTGGGAAAGTTTTGCTATCAAAGGTTACAAGCTTTAGTTGCTATCAACAAAACCATCAAGAAAAAACCTGTACAACTGCAAGGAAATTCATTCGCAATAACAATATTCAACCGCCATGCGTTATCACGGTACTCAAGATATCGGGTAGTGAGGAAAAATTTTTCTTGTCAAACAATGGACTGTTTAGTTATAAATATGCAATTGAAAATCACAAATTATTTTCACCAGAAATAGCGTCAATTGCTAGTTAAAATTGACTAGAATCTGAATCTATTACAGCCTGTCAAATATGGCAGGCGAAAAATCAATAAGGCTTACTCAACCAAGTTCATGAATATAGATGACAGTATTATTAAATTTTTATTTTATATAAAATTTTTAATTGATGATTACCAGGATTTTATTAATTTTTGCAGTTAAGCTAATTCAACTAGCTCTTCAACGAGAAGAAATTCTTTTTCGCGCTCCAGTAACATTAATACGCATATTGATAACTTCCTTGCTAACGCGATAATATTCAACAGCCTCATCTATTGTCATTCCAGTTTTAACGATATAAAGCGCCGCTTCTTCTGAAATTAAAAGTGCCGGACCTAACCAGTTTGCCTCATTTTCATATTCTTGGTTAAAATTCCGACACCCGTATTCGTTCAAAAATTTATCTGGTTTATGTTGAAGAATACCATGACTTAACTCGTGAGAAACATTGGAAGCCTGACGTAGAAGGCCATGAGCATCATTGTGAACAATTAGTCTTCGCGTACCATCAAACACTGTTACCGCAGAAAAACTT
This genomic interval carries:
- a CDS encoding DUF3155 domain-containing protein; this encodes MPKRIRQKLGRYNLKHKLRGKVLLSKVTSFSCYQQNHQEKTCTTARKFIRNNNIQPPCVITVLKISGSEEKFFLSNNGLFSYKYAIENHKLFSPEIASIAS
- a CDS encoding ImmA/IrrE family metallo-endopeptidase, which encodes MPDKVKFRRGFKKEASAYAKEFREELGIKSSEPLCPWQLAEHLAIPIVPLSEFQNEFPEEVGYLTKKDTKSFSAVTVFDGTRRLIVHNDAHGLLRQASNVSHELSHGILQHKPDKFLNEYGCRNFNQEYENEANWLGPALLISEEAALYIVKTGMTIDEAVEYYRVSKEVINMRINVTGARKRISSR